The DNA window GGACTTTGAGCGCAGCGATAAGCCCGGAGGGCGGCGAGCCAGCCGCGTAGCGGGTCCTGGCGAGACGTCAAACCCTTTTCCTTCTAAGAAAAGCTAAAGTCTGGTCTTTTTGTTTTACCAGTATGGCAAATGGGTTGAGAACCCGAGAAGAGGGTTCGACAAAATTCTTTTGTGGGCGTTAGCCCGTGAAAAGAATTTTGGACTTTGAGCGCAGCGATAAGCCCGGAGGGCGGCGAGCCAGCCGCGTAGCGGGTTCTGGCGAGACGTCAAACCCTTTTCCCGCTCATCATAACGTCGAAGACCTGGTCTTTTCTTTTGGATGACAGATGCTGTAATTTGCTACATTTGGGCGCGAAATGAGAACTCCGCTTCAACTTGCCGTCATTTTCGCCATCTGCCTTGCCGGGGAATTTCTTCACCGCATCGTGGGCATTCCCCTTCCGGGGAATATTATCGGCATGGTCTTGTTGCTCATTCTCCTTTGCCTCAAGGTCCTTAAGCCCGAACAAATTTCCGGAGTTTCAAGCTTTTTCCTGAACCACCTTGCGCTATTTTTCTTGCCCCCGAGCATCGCCATTATGGCCGTCGGCGACGACGTCCTTTCCAAATGGCACCTGCTCCTGTTCCTGTGCATAGCCTTCACGCTCGTCACCATCGCAGTCGGTGGCCGAATGACGCAAATTCTCATCCGCAAGCAGGAATACCGCGAAAACCTGGCGCGCCGTGCAGAACGCCTCGCCAAGCGGGCAGCAGCCCGTAACCATACAGACGGAGTTGCAAGATGAACGAAATCATAAACTCCCCCCTGTTCGGCATTTTGCTTTCACTCGTTGCATTTGAAATCGGTGTTGCCATCAGCAAGAAATTCAAGTATTCCTTCCTGAACCCGCTGCTGATTGCAAACATCCTCATCGTGGGCTTCTTGCTTACCACGGGAATCAGCCTCGAAAGCTACAACATTGGCGGCAACTACATTTCCCTTCTGCTTTCGCCCGCAACCGTTGTTCTTGCGGTTCCGCTGTACAGGCAAATTGCAAGCCTCAAAAAATTCTGGAAGCCAATCCTCGCGGGAATCTTTGCAGGGAGCCTCACCTCGATGGCCTGCGTCATCGTCGTGAGCAGGCTGATAAAACTCAGCGATACCCTCATGCTCTCGTTGCTCCCCAAATCCATCACGATTCCCATGGGTTCTGTCGTTTCGGAACAAATCGGAGGCATTCCCTCGGTCACGATTATCGCCATCACCATTACAGGTATCACGGGAGCCGTCGCCGCCCCCGCCGTATGCAAGTTCTGCCGCATCAAGCACAAGGTGGCACAGGGAATCGCCATCGGTACAGCAAGCCACGCACTCGGCACCACCAGGGCTATGGAACTGGGCGAAGTTCAGGGCGCCATGAGCAGCCTTTCTATCGGTGTGGCTGGGCTATTTACAGCCGTCGTTGCCCCGATTATCATCAGCATTATCGAATAATTTACGCCTTTCCCACCAGGATTTCGGCGACTATGCTTTCGTTTTCGGGAATGTAGCACAGCTTTCTAAGATCGTCATGAAAAAAGAAACGTTCGCTACGCACCGACTTCCGGAGCATATTTCCCGAAAGAAGCATCGACTGCGCGATATAGCCCGCGTTCAGGTTCATATAGCGGTAGGCTCGCTCCCCGAGCAGATTGCATGACTCGTTCAAGTCCGCCGTCAACAGAAGCGCAAAGGCTACGTTATCGGCTTCTTCGGGGCTTGAATGGCATTTCGCGAACTTTTTAACATTCACCGCCACCGACTGCATGTAGATGGACTTGCGTACAGGCACGTAGCGGTAAACGCCGGGGTACACAAACATCACGTCAAAAGCGACCACCCAGATTTTCAGGAGTCCCGCTCCGAACAAATGAATCTGTCCGGCCTCGAGCCAGCGGAGCATACTCGAAAAATCATCCAGGTCC is part of the uncultured Fibrobacter sp. genome and encodes:
- a CDS encoding CidA/LrgA family protein gives rise to the protein MRTPLQLAVIFAICLAGEFLHRIVGIPLPGNIIGMVLLLILLCLKVLKPEQISGVSSFFLNHLALFFLPPSIAIMAVGDDVLSKWHLLLFLCIAFTLVTIAVGGRMTQILIRKQEYRENLARRAERLAKRAAARNHTDGVAR
- a CDS encoding LrgB family protein, yielding MNEIINSPLFGILLSLVAFEIGVAISKKFKYSFLNPLLIANILIVGFLLTTGISLESYNIGGNYISLLLSPATVVLAVPLYRQIASLKKFWKPILAGIFAGSLTSMACVIVVSRLIKLSDTLMLSLLPKSITIPMGSVVSEQIGGIPSVTIIAITITGITGAVAAPAVCKFCRIKHKVAQGIAIGTASHALGTTRAMELGEVQGAMSSLSIGVAGLFTAVVAPIIISIIE